A region of bacterium DNA encodes the following proteins:
- the atpE gene encoding ATP synthase F0 subunit C has protein sequence MPLNLHLLGAAIGAGMFAIGAGYGIGRIGSAAMEAIARQPEAAGKIQGAALVMAGLVEGAALFSFLIQILVWTK, from the coding sequence ATGCCACTGAACCTCCACCTCCTCGGTGCAGCCATTGGTGCGGGTATGTTTGCCATCGGCGCAGGATACGGAATCGGACGCATCGGCAGCGCGGCCATGGAAGCCATTGCCCGCCAGCCAGAAGCCGCCGGCAAAATCCAGGGTGCCGCCCTTGTCATGGCTGGTCTCGTGGAAGGCGCCGCCTTGTTTTCCTTCCTGATTCAGATT